A region of Liolophura sinensis isolate JHLJ2023 chromosome 8, CUHK_Ljap_v2, whole genome shotgun sequence DNA encodes the following proteins:
- the LOC135473486 gene encoding uncharacterized protein LOC135473486 produces MAASIIVAGRKRAEARRITAPINRLLDLLHTVVPVLNKTQAALLLIVGFGGFSLFLAVLYKTIRRRVFHDVNKLDSTFDAGGNITWSLTAVTVASQFFWPGDILHSVTLTAKIGVAGSFWYSVGVLVNILLFPVFSVSLKTRAPGAKTYLQIFRVRFGRPAHIVFCGFALVTTTMIMTSTLLAGKAMIQSLVEDVSDEFVLMTMAFLFGSYSLVGGLGTTFYVSYFNACLVFIILITFAAKIVYFPPEDLDVSRTKLGNISAIYDTLVCLEGPEGNTERSYLTFQSSLGFLYGTLSVLLGTATTFCDQALWQSRIAAKPLPGVWGFLVGGLIWFTVPMTMASATGISYLVLSYENGNHLLTPNEINEGLATPLVAERILGQAGGVMILTMGTMALMSTGSGEVMGLSSIIIYDIYQVYIKPFRKYLYETQCILCGKTQKGLEKIEQNDHSSHSYSEEDTCCCTPVEKCERCAQDVGKLQSGETLGYNQTYMCSVHGPYRAYQDHLVQTKDWCILFVTISLVPFGLLIFGTGIDLNWMFYCGAILTIPCFIPVIFAIVWAKATCTGLISGALAGLISGVTSALIAASTLEGGLTEFLLNTAHEFTITVGCYTAFLVSLLVCVIVSLLSHNIKSGRDALVEWEKTHQIDNPLNPWHLNFRQELEGADYTYRPSLEQLARAFKPARYSAIIGGLALVVLGIGVMPGVMSIFPVLSLTEFTGWMTFCHVWAVVMGIVVVFVAPIEEIVKVVKQRQMNKRKLTTKEQGKDPDLSTICLNDSN; encoded by the exons ggtTGTCCCTGTTCTAAACAAGACTCAAGCCGCATTACTGCTGATCGTCGGATTTGGTGGCTTTTCCCTCTTCTTGGCTGTACTCTACAAAACCATTCGCAGACGGGTTTTCCATGACGTTAACAAGCTGGACTCCACCTTTGACGCCGGGGGTAACATAACATGGAGCCTGACCGCAGTCACTGTAGCCTCTCAGTTCTTCTGGCCTGGGGATATTCTACACAGCGTCACACTGACCGCAAAG ATAGGTGTGGCCGGGTCGTTCTGGTACTCTGTAGGGGTGTTGGTGAATATTCTGTTATTCCCGGTATTCTCCGTCAGCTTAAAGACAAGAGCTCCAGGAGCCAAAACCTatttacag ATATTCCGTGTTCGGTTTGGCCGCCCAGCTCACATCGTGTTTTGTGGCTTTGCCTTGGTTACCACTACCATGATCATGACATCAACTCTGCTGGCGGGAAAGGCCATGATACAGTCCTTGGTGGAGGACGTTTCCGATGAATTTGTCCTCATGACCATGGCCTTTCTCTTCGGTTCTTACTCCCTCGTCGGTGGCCTGGGAACAACATTTTATGTCTCCTACTTCAACGCCTGTCTCGTGTTTATAATCCTAATAACCTTTGCTGCCAAGATCGTCTACTTTCCTCCGGAGGACCTCGATGTTTCCCGGACCAAACTCGGTAACATAAGCGCCATCTATGATACCTTAGTGTGTTTGGAAGGTCCAGAAGGAAACACGGAGCGGAGTTATCTCACCTTTCAGTCGTCGTTGGGGTTCCTCTACGGCACGCTGTCTGTCCTGTTAGGAACAGCCACCACGTTTTGCGACCAGGCGTTATGGCAGAGCCGTATTGCCGCCAAACCTTTGCCAGGAGTTTGGGGCTTTCTGGTTGGAGGATTAATATGGTTCACTGTCCCAATGACAATGGCGTCAGCGACGGGTATAAGTTACTTGGTCCTCTCTTATGAAAACGGCAATCATTTGCTGACACCAAATGAAATCAATGAAG GACTAGCCACCCCACTTGTGGCAGAACGGATTTTAGGACAGGCTGGTGGCGTAATGATCCTCACCATGGGAACAATGGCTCTCATGTCAACCGGAAGTGGCGAGGTCATGGGATTGTCTTCCATCATCATCTATGACATTTACCAGGTGTATATAAAGCCTTTCAG AAAATACCTTTATGAAACTCAATGTATCTTGTGTGGGAAGACCCAGAAAGGGCTGGAAAAAATAGAGCAAAATGACCATTCCAGTCATAGTTATTCTGAGGAAGACACTTGTTGTTGTACACCGGTGGAGAAATGTGAAAGGTGTGCCCAAGACGTTGGGAAGCTTCAATCTGGAGAGACGCTTGGATACAACCAGACGTACATGTGCTCCGTCCACGGGCCTTATAGGGCTTATCAGGATCACTTAGTGCAGACAAAGGACTGGTGTATCCTTTTCGTAACGATCTCCTTGGTGCCATTTGGACTGCTCATCTTTGGGACAGGGATCGACTTGAACTGGATGTTCTACTGTGGTGCTATACTAACTATACCGTGCTTCATTCCTGTGATATTCGCAATCGTCTGGGCTAAAGCCACCTGTACTGGGCTAATTTCTG GAGCGTTGGCCGGTTTGATATCTGGGGTTACCTCAGCGTTGATAGCAGCCAGCACTCTGGAGGGAGGTCTCACGGAATTCCTCCTGAACACAGCTCACGAATTCACCATCACCGTCGGGTGTTACACCGCCTTTCTCGTCTCTCTGCTTGTTTGTGTGATAGTCTCGCTCCTTTCACACAACATCAAAAGTGGTCGGGACGCCTTGGTGGAATGGGAAAAGACACACCAGATTGACAACCCTCTTAACCCGTGGCATCTGAATTTTAGACAGGAACTTGAGGGTGCAGACTATACCTACAGACCAAGCCTTGAGCAACTGGCCCGCGCCTTTAAACCCGCCCGGTACTCAGCTATAATCGGTGGCCTGGCGCTCGTTGTACTGGGGATAGGGGTCATGCCTGGAGTGATGAGCATATTTCCGGTGTTGAGCTTGACAGAATTCACTGGTTGGATGACGTTTTGTCACGTGTGGGCTGTCGTCATGGGAATAGTGGTAGTGTTTGTGGCTCCTATCGAAGAAATTGTTAAGGTTGTAAAACAAAGACAGATGAATAAGCGTAAATTGACTACAAAAGAACAGGGTAAAGATCCTGATTTGTCAACTATTTGTCTAAATGATTCAAACTAA